From a single Wolbachia endosymbiont of Oedothorax gibbosus genomic region:
- a CDS encoding NADH-quinone oxidoreductase subunit D, with translation MPDLKTMMLNFGPQHPAAHGVLRLVLEMDGEVIERADPHIGLLHRGTEKLIEHKTYLQALPYFDRLDYVSPMSQEHAYSLCVEKLLQCEIPIRAKYLRVLFCELTRILNHLLNVSSQALDVGAMTPLLWLFEEREKILEFYERASGARFHAAYIRPGGVAADIPEGLIEDIAKFIEQFPKYIDDVDELLTENRIWKQRTVGISEISVAQALDWGFSGPMLRAAGLAWDLRKSQPYEIYDQLDFDIPIGQNGDCYDRYLVRMAEIRQSINLVKQCIEKMPEGPIKTEDRKISPPPRAEMKKSMEALIHHFKLYSEGYHVPKGEAYTAVEAPKGEFGVYIVSDGTNRPYRCRIRAPGFAHLQALDFMAKGHMLADVAAIIGSLDIVFGEIDR, from the coding sequence ATGCCCGATCTAAAGACAATGATGTTAAATTTTGGCCCTCAGCATCCAGCTGCACATGGGGTGTTACGTCTTGTTTTGGAGATGGATGGTGAAGTAATCGAAAGAGCTGATCCCCATATTGGGCTTTTGCACCGTGGTACTGAAAAATTAATAGAACATAAAACGTATCTTCAAGCTTTGCCATATTTTGACCGCCTTGATTATGTATCACCAATGTCACAAGAGCATGCATATTCGTTATGCGTTGAAAAATTGTTGCAATGCGAAATTCCAATTAGGGCAAAATATTTGCGTGTCTTGTTTTGTGAACTGACAAGGATACTAAATCACTTACTGAATGTCTCTTCTCAAGCACTTGATGTTGGAGCAATGACCCCTCTTTTATGGCTTTTTGAAGAGAGAGAAAAAATACTGGAGTTCTATGAAAGAGCCTCAGGTGCAAGATTTCACGCAGCTTACATCAGACCAGGTGGAGTTGCAGCAGATATTCCAGAAGGTTTGATTGAGGATATTGCAAAGTTTATAGAGCAATTTCCGAAATATATAGATGATGTTGATGAACTTTTAACAGAAAATAGGATATGGAAGCAACGCACTGTAGGAATCAGTGAAATATCAGTGGCACAAGCACTTGATTGGGGCTTTAGTGGACCAATGTTGCGTGCTGCTGGGCTTGCTTGGGATTTGCGAAAAAGCCAGCCATATGAAATATATGATCAGCTAGATTTTGATATACCTATTGGCCAAAATGGTGATTGCTATGATCGTTATTTAGTGAGGATGGCTGAGATTAGGCAATCTATTAATTTGGTAAAGCAGTGCATAGAGAAAATGCCTGAAGGGCCAATAAAAACTGAAGATAGAAAGATTTCTCCACCGCCAAGAGCGGAGATGAAAAAATCTATGGAAGCTCTGATTCACCATTTTAAACTTTACTCAGAAGGATATCACGTACCAAAAGGTGAAGCTTACACAGCTGTTGAGGCACCAAAAGGTGAGTTTGGAGTGTATATAGTTTCAGATGGTACCAATAGACCTTATAGATGTCGAATAAGAGCACCTGGCTTTGCACATTTACAAGCCTTAGATTTTATGGCAAAAGGACACATGCTTGCCGACGTTGCGGCAATTATTGGCTCACTCGATATAGTTTTTGGTGAGATTGATAGGTAA
- the sucD gene encoding succinate--CoA ligase subunit alpha, whose translation MSVLVNKDTRLICQGFTGAQGTFHSEQAISYGTKMVGGVTPGKGGSTHLNLPVFNTVAEAKEKTGANATVIYVPAKFAADAILEAIDAKIELIVCITEGIPILDMVKVKHALTRSKSRLIGPNCPGIITPEECKIGIMPGHIHKRGHIGIMSRSGTLTYEAVAQTTAVGLGQSTCIGIGGDPVHGMTFVDCMELFLKDDDTHGIVVIGEIGGNEEEDVSHFVKTEKTKKPIVGFVAGQTAPPGRRMGHAGAIISSSGGSAGAKLEVMRSAGIAIAETPAVIGKKVLEVMHQCLI comes from the coding sequence ATGTCCGTTTTAGTAAACAAAGATACAAGGTTAATATGCCAAGGTTTTACTGGTGCACAAGGTACATTTCATTCAGAGCAAGCAATTAGCTACGGAACAAAAATGGTTGGTGGTGTAACTCCTGGTAAGGGTGGTAGCACTCACCTTAACTTACCAGTTTTTAATACTGTAGCAGAAGCTAAAGAAAAAACCGGTGCAAATGCTACAGTTATATATGTACCAGCTAAATTTGCCGCAGATGCGATACTTGAAGCAATAGATGCAAAAATAGAATTGATAGTTTGCATTACAGAGGGCATTCCTATACTTGACATGGTAAAGGTGAAGCATGCTCTTACTCGTTCAAAAAGTCGATTGATTGGTCCTAACTGCCCGGGAATTATTACGCCCGAAGAGTGCAAAATAGGGATTATGCCTGGCCATATCCATAAGCGTGGACATATAGGGATTATGTCTCGTTCTGGAACTTTAACTTACGAGGCAGTAGCACAAACAACCGCTGTTGGTCTTGGTCAGTCAACATGTATAGGGATTGGAGGGGATCCAGTTCATGGTATGACGTTTGTTGACTGTATGGAGCTGTTTTTAAAAGATGACGATACTCATGGCATTGTAGTTATTGGTGAAATAGGTGGAAATGAAGAAGAGGATGTATCACATTTTGTGAAAACAGAAAAAACTAAAAAGCCAATCGTTGGTTTTGTAGCAGGCCAAACGGCACCTCCAGGAAGACGTATGGGGCACGCTGGAGCAATCATCTCTTCCAGTGGCGGTAGTGCTGGTGCAAAACTAGAAGTTATGCGGAGTGCCGGAATTGCAATTGCTGAAACCCCTGCGGTAATTGGTAAGAAGGTATTGGAAGTAATGCATCAGTGCCTAATCTAA
- the sucC gene encoding ADP-forming succinate--CoA ligase subunit beta: protein MNIHEYQAKEILHKFNVPVPKGFVATSAERVKTQVSQLKSDVFVVKAQIHAGGRGKAGGVKLAKSAEEAKQFVKDMIGMILVTHQTGPSGQQVRKVYVEEGSSIKKEYYLSLVIDPKLSRPMFIFSSEGGMDIEEVAKNSPAKIVKFDIDSATSFDSSKLNSSFGLSPEQIEKITNVAKNIYDAFIATDASQIEINPLVETNSGDFIALDAKINFDDNALYRHPEIMELRDYDEEVKEEMEASKYGLSYIKMDGSIGCMVNGAGLAMATMDIIKYYGAEPANFLDVGGGASKETVTEAFKIILSDSNVRGILVNIFGGIMRCDIIASGIVAAAKEIDIKVPLVVRLSGTNFEEGKRILEESGLNIIAADELGDAAQKIVQEVK, encoded by the coding sequence ATGAATATTCACGAATATCAAGCAAAAGAGATTTTGCATAAATTTAATGTCCCAGTGCCAAAAGGTTTTGTTGCTACATCTGCGGAAAGAGTAAAGACTCAAGTAAGTCAATTAAAATCTGACGTGTTTGTAGTTAAAGCTCAAATTCATGCAGGTGGTAGGGGTAAAGCCGGTGGTGTAAAGCTAGCAAAGTCAGCTGAAGAAGCCAAGCAGTTTGTAAAGGACATGATTGGTATGATTTTAGTTACTCATCAGACAGGGCCAAGCGGGCAGCAAGTAAGAAAAGTGTACGTTGAAGAGGGCTCAAGCATTAAGAAAGAGTATTATTTAAGCCTGGTAATCGACCCGAAGCTCAGTAGGCCAATGTTCATATTTTCCTCAGAAGGTGGAATGGACATTGAAGAAGTGGCGAAAAATTCTCCTGCAAAAATTGTGAAATTTGATATTGATTCTGCTACAAGTTTTGATAGCAGTAAGTTGAACAGCAGTTTTGGTTTAAGTCCAGAACAAATAGAAAAAATAACAAATGTTGCAAAAAATATATACGATGCGTTTATTGCAACTGACGCAAGCCAAATTGAAATTAATCCACTGGTTGAAACAAATTCTGGAGACTTTATTGCGCTCGATGCTAAAATTAATTTTGATGATAATGCTTTATATCGTCACCCAGAAATTATGGAACTTCGTGATTATGATGAAGAAGTGAAAGAAGAGATGGAGGCTTCAAAGTATGGGCTCAGTTACATCAAAATGGATGGCAGTATTGGTTGCATGGTAAACGGTGCAGGTCTTGCTATGGCAACAATGGATATAATAAAATACTACGGAGCAGAGCCTGCTAACTTTTTGGATGTTGGTGGTGGAGCGAGTAAAGAAACTGTAACTGAAGCATTTAAAATCATATTGTCTGATAGCAACGTAAGAGGAATTTTGGTTAACATATTTGGTGGTATAATGCGTTGCGATATTATTGCAAGTGGAATTGTTGCGGCTGCAAAAGAAATAGATATTAAGGTTCCTCTAGTGGTTAGATTATCAGGCACTAATTTCGAAGAAGGAAAAAGAATTTTAGAAGAGTCAGGATTAAATATTATTGCTGCAGATGAATTGGGCGATGCTGCGCAGAAAATAGTACAAGAGGTGAAATAG
- the rpsU gene encoding 30S ribosomal protein S21 — translation MIEVSVHYGDVDRALPVLKKIIQKEGKGLKMKKKYHEKKSEKRAKKKAEARKKRYQQGCRRQRYGW, via the coding sequence TTGATTGAAGTATCAGTTCATTATGGTGATGTAGACAGAGCTCTTCCAGTATTGAAAAAAATAATTCAAAAGGAAGGAAAAGGGTTGAAAATGAAAAAAAAATATCATGAAAAGAAATCAGAAAAAAGAGCTAAAAAGAAAGCTGAAGCGAGAAAGAAGAGGTATCAGCAAGGATGCAGAAGACAGCGTTACGGTTGGTAA
- a CDS encoding 16S rRNA (uracil(1498)-N(3))-methyltransferase, with protein MGKIRLYVEEALSQGVSLALNPQQSHYICNVMRLKKYDNLSLFNGKDGEWLGEVVNISRKLTKVTLKECTKQQQYEENLYLYCAMVKSAALNNIVRQATEMGVTCIQFISTERTVVKNINLSRAKLQAIEAAEQSGRISIPEILPPINFCELPDSQSKNFILCDKTGKTDKVLKGKKNVAIIVGPEGGFSSYELDLADKFCQKLSLGKRILRVDTAVVAALTFTNWCS; from the coding sequence ATGGGAAAAATTAGGCTTTATGTTGAAGAAGCTTTATCACAAGGCGTGAGTTTAGCACTTAATCCACAACAAAGTCACTATATTTGCAATGTAATGCGGCTTAAGAAGTATGATAATCTCTCTCTTTTTAATGGCAAGGATGGAGAATGGTTAGGAGAAGTAGTTAATATATCACGTAAATTGACAAAAGTTACACTCAAAGAATGCACTAAACAACAGCAATATGAGGAAAATTTATACCTGTATTGTGCCATGGTAAAAAGTGCTGCTTTGAACAACATAGTAAGACAGGCAACTGAAATGGGAGTAACCTGCATTCAATTTATTTCAACAGAACGTACAGTAGTAAAAAACATTAACCTAAGTAGAGCAAAATTACAGGCAATCGAAGCTGCGGAACAATCAGGTAGGATAAGTATACCAGAGATTTTGCCTCCTATCAATTTTTGTGAGTTACCTGATTCCCAGAGTAAAAATTTTATTTTATGTGATAAAACAGGTAAAACTGATAAAGTGCTGAAAGGTAAGAAAAATGTTGCCATTATTGTTGGCCCTGAAGGTGGTTTTTCATCTTATGAACTTGATCTTGCCGATAAGTTTTGTCAAAAATTGAGTCTAGGAAAAAGAATTTTAAGGGTCGATACTGCTGTAGTTGCTGCATTAACTTTCACCAATTGGTGTAGCTAG
- the hemF gene encoding oxygen-dependent coproporphyrinogen oxidase — MEKQRTQAFKWFCALRDKIIESFLLIEKQSSAEPKIEKRKWDRPGGGGGESTIIFGNVFEKVGVNVSKVHGKFADSAINEIPGASESNGEFWASGISLVSHMQSPLIPAAHMNTRLIYTSKQWFGGGMDFTPIHKNEEDCKYIHESIKMTCDRFDTRYYPKFKEQCDNYFFLPHRKEPRGIGGIFYDNLSSGNWRNDFEFTKAVGEAFLEIYLHIIRKHIQKSWTKEQRENQLIKRGRYVEFNLLYDRGTRFGLMTDGNPDAIMMSMPPLVKWL; from the coding sequence ATGGAAAAACAAAGAACACAAGCATTTAAGTGGTTCTGTGCACTAAGAGATAAGATCATAGAATCTTTCTTATTAATTGAAAAACAATCATCCGCAGAGCCAAAGATCGAAAAAAGAAAGTGGGATCGCCCAGGTGGTGGAGGTGGTGAATCTACAATTATTTTTGGTAATGTTTTTGAAAAAGTTGGAGTAAACGTTTCAAAAGTACACGGAAAATTTGCAGATTCAGCCATTAATGAAATTCCTGGTGCAAGTGAAAGTAACGGAGAGTTTTGGGCAAGCGGCATATCTTTAGTGTCTCATATGCAATCGCCCCTTATCCCTGCAGCACATATGAACACAAGGCTGATATATACTTCAAAACAATGGTTTGGTGGAGGAATGGATTTTACGCCAATACATAAAAATGAAGAAGATTGCAAGTATATTCATGAATCAATCAAAATGACATGTGATAGATTTGACACCAGATATTATCCAAAATTTAAAGAGCAATGTGACAACTATTTTTTCTTACCACATAGAAAAGAGCCGCGTGGCATTGGTGGTATTTTCTATGATAATCTGAGTTCTGGCAATTGGAGAAATGATTTTGAGTTCACAAAAGCAGTAGGTGAAGCCTTTTTGGAAATTTATTTGCACATCATACGTAAACATATACAAAAATCTTGGACAAAAGAACAACGAGAAAATCAATTAATAAAACGCGGCAGATATGTAGAATTCAATCTGTTATATGATCGTGGCACAAGGTTTGGTTTGATGACCGACGGCAATCCAGATGCAATTATGATGTCAATGCCACCACTCGTTAAGTGGTTATAA
- a CDS encoding ATP-binding protein translates to MSKRYIDNKKENRVDFILRNYGMSIVVMAVIMLLPPVAISILYFFDIYSQHINIEINLLVSILTTLFMIYNVKRYRHLLNTIEFQNAIFANALNHNTEFCLILHRDEGIIYSDARFYERFKDHIDDDITLGKILEIGDVSEEDKKVLYHALKNNSSVQVCISLNKKNRVSNFLLLFEPIPDNPQIAINSNKILNLSLVPIARPDGYFVLKATQINKEQIYEELIEKHSIGTYIANAKGVILSVNKRFLDIFELKKLEKGSSISDFISQSKYNNTTTDNEILFFTISGIPFKAYMSTAIFCDKYNHSYIYGFITPTESNIVDYQLHPCFANSSIAIAQCDINGNFVKKNTALIKLAGLDNNSIFTLILDSYHVKIREYFSSNRINNASFDVQLNCGNNIKIYFNKFLHNKMIFILCYFIDNTEHKNLEIKLEHYQKMQAIGQLAGGIAHDFNNILTGIIGFCDLLLLQHSAGDPSFGDIIQIQQNAKRGSNLVRQLLAFSRRQTLQPKIIDVNRTIANLYEMIKRLIGENIKFNIYYGRDLGAVRADQGQLEQVILNLAVNASAAMEKGGELTIRTFNQKIDSLNSTPQDMFSPDKETIEHGNYVVIEVIDTGCGMTSDTIGKVFDPFFSTKDITSGTGLGLSTVYGIIKQTEGYIYVASKVNHGTKFSIFLPMVYISDEILREEDSEEIEKPVVSEIKGNGIILLIEDEDSVREFISKALKRKGFDVIEASVGSEALEIISKKNQHIDLIITDVIMPEVSGPEIVKKALIYRPDINIIFISGYAEDAFLKSDDINIEDFHFLPKPFTLNELGNKVQSVLHETKKIV, encoded by the coding sequence ATGAGTAAAAGATACATAGATAACAAAAAAGAGAACAGGGTTGACTTCATACTAAGAAATTATGGAATGTCAATTGTTGTGATGGCAGTTATTATGCTCTTACCTCCAGTAGCAATATCGATACTCTACTTTTTTGATATATATAGTCAGCATATTAATATAGAGATTAATTTATTAGTTAGCATTCTAACAACTCTTTTTATGATATATAATGTAAAACGCTACAGACACCTACTTAATACTATAGAATTTCAAAATGCAATATTTGCAAATGCACTAAATCATAATACAGAATTTTGCCTTATTTTACATAGAGATGAGGGTATTATTTATTCTGATGCAAGGTTCTACGAAAGGTTTAAAGATCATATAGATGATGACATTACGTTAGGCAAGATTCTTGAAATAGGAGATGTTTCAGAAGAAGACAAAAAAGTACTCTATCATGCACTAAAAAATAACTCTTCTGTACAGGTATGCATTTCCTTAAACAAGAAGAATAGAGTATCTAACTTTCTTTTGCTCTTTGAGCCGATACCAGATAATCCCCAAATTGCTATAAATAGTAATAAGATTTTAAATTTATCATTAGTGCCAATAGCAAGGCCAGATGGGTATTTTGTGTTAAAAGCAACACAGATAAACAAGGAGCAGATATATGAAGAGTTAATAGAAAAACACAGTATAGGAACTTACATTGCAAATGCCAAAGGGGTGATTTTATCTGTAAATAAAAGATTTTTAGACATATTTGAACTGAAAAAACTGGAAAAAGGTAGCTCAATTAGTGATTTTATATCTCAATCTAAATATAACAATACAACAACCGATAATGAAATTTTGTTTTTTACTATAAGTGGTATTCCATTCAAGGCTTATATGAGCACTGCTATATTTTGTGATAAATACAACCATAGCTATATATATGGCTTTATAACACCAACCGAATCAAATATTGTTGATTATCAATTACACCCTTGTTTTGCAAATTCATCAATTGCTATTGCACAATGTGACATAAACGGCAACTTTGTAAAGAAAAATACGGCACTAATAAAGCTTGCAGGGTTAGATAATAATTCAATCTTTACGTTGATATTGGATAGTTATCATGTGAAAATACGTGAATATTTTTCGAGTAATAGAATAAATAATGCGTCCTTTGATGTACAGCTCAACTGCGGTAATAACATAAAAATATATTTCAATAAGTTTCTTCATAATAAAATGATCTTCATACTTTGTTATTTTATTGATAATACTGAACACAAAAACCTAGAGATAAAGCTTGAGCATTATCAAAAGATGCAAGCTATAGGGCAGTTAGCAGGTGGTATTGCGCATGATTTCAACAATATATTGACTGGGATAATAGGATTTTGCGATTTGCTTTTACTCCAACATTCAGCTGGAGATCCATCTTTTGGAGATATAATACAGATACAGCAAAATGCGAAGCGTGGATCAAATTTAGTAAGACAGTTGCTTGCTTTTTCAAGAAGACAGACCTTGCAGCCAAAAATTATTGATGTAAATAGAACTATAGCTAATCTTTATGAAATGATAAAAAGATTAATAGGTGAAAATATAAAATTTAATATTTATTATGGTAGAGACTTGGGTGCTGTGAGGGCTGATCAAGGGCAATTAGAGCAAGTTATACTTAACTTAGCAGTCAATGCTAGTGCTGCTATGGAAAAGGGCGGAGAATTAACTATACGAACCTTTAATCAAAAGATTGACTCATTAAATTCTACACCTCAGGATATGTTTTCTCCAGACAAGGAAACGATCGAACATGGAAATTATGTTGTGATTGAAGTAATTGATACTGGATGTGGAATGACAAGTGATACAATTGGAAAGGTATTTGACCCATTTTTTTCTACCAAAGATATTACCTCTGGTACAGGTCTTGGCCTCTCTACTGTATATGGCATTATTAAACAAACTGAAGGATACATCTATGTTGCTAGCAAAGTAAATCATGGAACTAAATTTAGCATATTTTTGCCCATGGTTTACATATCAGATGAAATTTTGAGAGAGGAAGATAGTGAAGAAATAGAAAAACCGGTAGTAAGTGAAATTAAAGGTAATGGTATAATTTTATTGATTGAAGATGAAGATTCAGTAAGGGAATTCATCTCTAAAGCACTCAAAAGAAAAGGATTTGATGTAATAGAAGCGAGCGTAGGCAGCGAGGCACTAGAAATAATCAGTAAAAAAAATCAACACATAGATCTAATAATCACTGATGTAATAATGCCAGAAGTCAGCGGTCCAGAAATAGTTAAAAAAGCTCTGATTTATAGGCCAGATATTAACATTATTTTTATATCTGGATATGCAGAAGATGCTTTTTTAAAGAGTGATGACATCAATATAGAAGATTTTCACTTTTTGCCAAAACCATTCACTCTGAATGAATTAGGAAACAAGGTTCAAAGTGTATTACACGAAACAAAAAAAATAGTCTAA
- a CDS encoding ParA family protein: protein MSKIIAIVNQKGGVGKTTTSINLSTAFAAVGKSTLLVDLDPQGNASTGLGISYRSREEKNIYKILLSSENKLIESAIFNIKEIPNLSLISSVVDLSAAEIELSQLERGKFVLKSALEKIRDNYEYIIIDCPPSLGLLTINALTAANSIIVPLQCEFFALEGLSHLVKTVELIKRNNLNPFLAIEGIVLTMYDRRNKLSEQIKNDICQYLNDKVYKTIIPLYETVIPRNVRLSEAPSHGKPAIVYDLRCPGAQAYISLAREILKKHASSCKEKKLVSEGMV, encoded by the coding sequence GTGAGCAAGATTATTGCAATAGTAAATCAAAAGGGTGGAGTTGGCAAAACCACAACTAGTATAAATTTATCGACAGCCTTTGCTGCTGTGGGAAAAAGCACTTTATTGGTAGATCTTGATCCTCAAGGAAATGCTAGCACAGGACTCGGGATTTCTTATCGTAGTAGGGAAGAAAAAAATATATACAAAATATTACTAAGCAGCGAAAATAAATTGATAGAATCGGCAATTTTCAATATAAAGGAAATTCCAAATTTATCGCTAATTTCGTCAGTAGTTGATTTATCAGCTGCAGAAATTGAATTATCGCAACTTGAGCGAGGAAAATTTGTGCTAAAAAGCGCATTGGAGAAGATACGCGATAATTATGAGTATATAATCATTGATTGCCCTCCATCACTTGGGCTTCTAACCATCAATGCCTTGACTGCTGCTAATTCTATTATTGTTCCTCTTCAGTGTGAATTTTTTGCTCTGGAAGGATTAAGCCATTTAGTTAAAACTGTAGAGCTGATAAAAAGGAATAACCTAAACCCTTTTTTAGCAATAGAAGGGATAGTGTTAACAATGTATGACAGGCGCAACAAACTCAGTGAACAGATTAAAAACGATATTTGCCAGTATTTAAATGATAAAGTATACAAAACTATCATCCCATTGTATGAGACTGTTATTCCACGTAACGTACGGTTATCAGAAGCGCCTTCTCATGGAAAACCCGCTATTGTGTATGATCTTAGGTGTCCTGGTGCACAAGCATATATAAGTTTGGCAAGGGAAATTTTAAAAAAGCACGCGAGTAGTTGTAAGGAGAAGAAGCTAGTGAGCGAGGGCATGGTATGA
- a CDS encoding ParB/RepB/Spo0J family partition protein encodes MKDDRRLGRGLAGLIGDNYDNKEDRQEYLPISLLHPSKFQPRKHFDEESLRELANSIKKSGIIQPIVVRKDSNDDGYEIIAGERRWRASKIANLDSAPVIIKDLSDKECLEVSIIENIQRQDINPIEEGEAYKRLIDEFSYTHEELASAIGKSRSHITNMTRMLSLPNRVKTMINEKKLSMGHARALINVENAEDIAEKIVSQGLSVRQTEKLIKDLHQNNNQKERKYTRNQDMAVLEGTISSQLGLKIKINDNNSKGKVMIRYNNLSELDLILKILNRKLEV; translated from the coding sequence ATGAAGGATGATAGACGCCTCGGCAGAGGTCTTGCCGGCCTCATAGGCGATAATTATGATAATAAAGAAGATCGACAAGAGTATTTGCCTATTTCATTACTGCACCCAAGCAAATTTCAACCGAGGAAACATTTTGACGAGGAGTCATTAAGAGAACTTGCAAATTCGATAAAGAAAAGTGGCATTATACAGCCTATCGTGGTACGCAAAGACTCAAATGACGATGGTTACGAAATAATAGCTGGAGAACGTCGTTGGCGAGCAAGCAAGATTGCAAACCTTGATAGTGCACCCGTTATCATAAAAGATCTGAGCGACAAGGAATGCTTGGAAGTATCCATTATTGAAAACATACAAAGGCAAGATATTAATCCAATAGAAGAAGGTGAAGCGTATAAGAGACTGATAGATGAGTTTTCCTATACACATGAAGAATTAGCTTCAGCTATAGGCAAAAGCCGCAGCCACATAACCAATATGACTCGGATGTTGTCACTCCCTAATAGGGTGAAAACAATGATCAATGAAAAAAAGTTGTCTATGGGTCATGCAAGAGCGTTGATTAATGTTGAAAATGCGGAAGATATTGCAGAAAAAATAGTTTCTCAGGGCTTAAGCGTTAGACAAACTGAAAAATTGATAAAAGACTTACACCAAAATAATAATCAAAAAGAGCGGAAATATACCAGAAATCAAGATATGGCAGTACTAGAAGGTACTATATCTTCTCAACTTGGTTTAAAGATCAAAATTAACGACAACAATTCTAAGGGTAAAGTTATGATACGGTATAACAATCTCAGTGAATTGGATTTGATATTGAAAATTTTGAATAGGAAGCTTGAGGTATAG
- the plsY gene encoding glycerol-3-phosphate 1-O-acyltransferase PlsY produces the protein MEKYIILILSYVLGSIPFSLIITRIKGINLREIGSGNIGATNVARTGNKFLAALALLLDSLKGFIAVYIAQQFFDDNLCIYISAILAVLGHMFPVWLKFKGGKGVATTLGVLIALNIPVTLVFVFVWLVVFFTFRYSSLASLTATAIAIVASFFFQKELFFALLTVAILIFLKHYKNITNLLQGKEHKFL, from the coding sequence ATGGAGAAGTATATAATTCTTATACTATCCTACGTACTCGGTTCAATACCGTTTAGCTTAATCATTACAAGAATAAAAGGGATAAACTTAAGAGAAATAGGTTCAGGAAACATTGGTGCTACAAACGTTGCAAGAACAGGAAATAAATTTCTTGCTGCTTTGGCATTACTTCTGGATTCCTTGAAAGGATTCATCGCAGTTTATATAGCACAACAATTTTTCGATGACAATCTTTGTATATACATATCTGCAATTTTAGCAGTTTTAGGACACATGTTTCCTGTATGGCTAAAATTTAAAGGAGGCAAAGGAGTTGCAACAACTCTGGGAGTGTTGATAGCACTTAATATACCTGTAACATTAGTGTTTGTATTTGTTTGGCTAGTAGTATTTTTTACCTTTCGATATTCTTCTCTTGCTTCCTTGACTGCTACTGCAATAGCTATTGTAGCATCTTTCTTTTTTCAAAAAGAGTTATTTTTTGCACTACTCACTGTAGCAATATTAATTTTCTTAAAGCACTATAAAAATATCACAAACCTTTTGCAAGGCAAGGAACATAAGTTTTTATAA
- a CDS encoding cation diffusion facilitator family transporter, which yields MTAVHNGKHSAAQSKRLIYSIIIVAITMFMEIVGGIISHSLALLSDAGHMLTDLFALVLSWLAHKFSAKKSDLQRSYGYHRLQIIAAFVNGLTLFFIAVIIIIESIKRFIFPVNVEWKVMLVIATLGLISNIIVFFILHSKCESNINIKSAVLHVIGDILGSVAAILASIIIMFTGWQMVDPILSVFVSVIILNSGYKILKNSCHILLEGTPEGISAEEIKSKITSELPEVIDVHHIHAWSLSDNYFIITMHAKIKQNVQHTNVLYEIKKILLDKFEIAHSTVEIEYDECADNKILKH from the coding sequence ATGACAGCAGTGCATAACGGCAAACACTCAGCAGCACAGTCTAAGCGCTTAATCTATTCCATAATAATAGTTGCGATAACAATGTTTATGGAAATAGTAGGTGGAATAATTTCACATTCGCTTGCTCTACTATCAGATGCAGGGCATATGCTCACTGACCTCTTTGCCTTAGTTTTAAGCTGGTTAGCACATAAATTTTCAGCTAAGAAATCTGATCTGCAAAGATCATACGGGTATCATCGGTTGCAGATAATTGCAGCATTTGTTAATGGTTTAACTTTATTCTTCATTGCAGTAATCATTATAATTGAGTCAATAAAAAGATTTATTTTTCCGGTAAATGTTGAGTGGAAAGTAATGTTAGTAATTGCTACACTTGGCCTGATCTCTAATATTATAGTCTTTTTTATATTACATAGTAAATGCGAGAGCAATATAAACATAAAAAGTGCTGTACTACACGTTATAGGAGATATTTTAGGTTCTGTAGCTGCTATACTTGCATCCATAATTATCATGTTTACTGGATGGCAAATGGTGGATCCGATTTTATCGGTATTTGTCAGTGTAATCATTTTGAATAGTGGCTACAAAATTCTAAAGAATTCTTGCCACATACTCCTTGAAGGTACACCTGAGGGTATATCTGCTGAAGAGATAAAAAGTAAGATCACATCAGAATTACCTGAAGTGATAGATGTGCACCACATACATGCATGGTCACTGTCTGATAATTATTTTATAATTACCATGCATGCTAAAATAAAGCAAAATGTGCAGCACACCAATGTTTTATATGAAATAAAAAAAATATTGCTAGATAAGTTCGAAATAGCACACTCTACAGTCGAGATCGAATACGATGAGTGTGCGGATAATAAGATACTTAAACATTGA